In Anas acuta chromosome 5, bAnaAcu1.1, whole genome shotgun sequence, a single window of DNA contains:
- the MLH3 gene encoding DNA mismatch repair protein Mlh3 isoform X2, with product MIKCLGEDVRARLRSGVTITSLGQCVEELVLNSIDAKATCVAVRVDLEAFKIQVVDNGSGMGKDDLHKMGKRYFTSKCSSLGDLENLTYYGFRGEALASIANMASVVEVSSKTSRTAKTFVKLFHNGHALDVCEAELSRPSGGTTVTACNLFHQLPVRRRCMDPVLEFERVRQKVEAISLMHPSVSLSLRNDVSCAMVLQLPKTRDVYSRFCQIYGLGRSQKLREVSHKSGGFEISGYISSEGHYNKNMQFLYVNRRLVLKTRLHKLIDFLLRKQSVICKAKSGPANRQACSSPGRHRSGPELYGIFILNVSCAYSDYDVCLEPAKTLIEFQNWDALLACIEEGVKMFLKREHLFVEPCSEDIREFNEDNDFCLYNAPVPKPSLSEEKSIEENFKKACDEILDSYEIRKLQSKDVKRKSTMGKKSSNPTESDKNLQEVEVSSNQKIAEPTDPCRNSKAEILLPSRDDTTSNFTVSDISEQEPKAANCPQTVPDAHLRSSENLHSSFTEGARSAIIKIDGCRDLLHRADNCIKDVGNQQDKVVQKSTTVSNLNADITRWLSERQDPTETATESETVSGSSLMRLSNAGKGDRGTTEVVDDAGRGAASSVPKKTCSVGLKTHVQSEPPRGREQTETSLVLNMHSRPGPVSAKHTFRHKVSFPTQALNAKDVSSNTNKEHAPPCSREGHTADRGEQSENKSLSNQASEGIAMATAASKRHYETSDVTELPLATSLGNPHNKATKSPRRQRAEPRSQPCKKLSLSTQLGSLEKFRRYYGRVKCVLPRPLAEQNKSGVPVCNSQANRDFSKKQNDGHGGWSICETPTLEHTDSNNNSQLVRSLDETLVCSGEVSPDKRAVCQSPLTLSDYSEVKTNISSRRSPGSLSSKLSRMKSDRKEVKQLGEQFQTDSSGKDNTSFDLESSNNDGLCNARQMCKSTAENMRESCSVSKGDACQPSDDVRAEPTKHAVSSSPLSSTEGEYAVSASGVLPLPAKKDCPNVICEDKSVLAELSKQNLKDTEDPCATFPSNVAFSADNTSRGDPRDDLRCSDWLQDFDASSGKTIYINTATGLSTYSTPPAEGFQAACVKDITTMAVNVVSENGVQYRCHPFRSEIVLPFLPRPRKEKTLASQDPRDAEGESLQSLLSEWDNPVFVRCPEIAVDVTSGQAENLAVKIHNILYPYRFTKDMVHSMQVLQQVDNKFIACVINTRNEMDKKEGGNLVVLVDQHAAHERIRLEQLIADSYEKEAAECGKKKLLSSSISPPMEIEVTEEQRRILRCCYKNLKDLGLELSFPETNNSLILVKKVPLCFIEREANELRRKRQPVTESIVEEFIQEQVELVQTTGRARGTLPLTLLKVLASQACHAALPVCSRQAFHDAPCRHRPSAAGNSGTVWGTEIRQHALGYEAYRVHVC from the exons ATGATCAAGTGCCTGGGTGAAGATGTGCGCGCCCGGCTGCGCTCCGGAGTCACCATCACCTCGCTGGGGCAGTGCGTCGAGGAGCTCGTCCTCAACAGCATCGATGCCAAAGCAACGTGTGTTGCCGTCAGGGTGGATCTGGAAGCTTTTAAGATCCAGGTGGTGGATAATGGGTCCGGGATGGGGAAAGATGATTTGCATAAAATGGGAAAACGGTATTTCACCAGTAAGTGCAGCTCGCTGGGAGACCTGGAGAACCTGACGTACTACGGCTTTAGAGGCGAGGCTTTGGCAAGCATAGCTAACATGGCCAGCGTTGTGGAAGTTTCATCAAAGACCAGCAGGACAGCAAAAACCTTTGTGAAACTGTTTCACAACGGGCACGCACTGGATGTCTGTGAAGCTGAGCTGAGCAGACCAAGTGGTGGAACGACAGTGACCGCTTGCAATCTGTTCCATCAGCTACCGGTGAGGAGGAGGTGCATGGATCCTGTGCTGGAATTTGAGAGAGTGAGACAGAAAGTAGAGGCAATTTCGCTGATGCATCCCTCTGTTTCCCTTTCATTAAGGAACGATGTTTCTTGTGCCATGGTGCTCCAGCTCCCTAAGACGAGAGACGTTTACTCTCGTTTTTGTCAAATCTATGGGCTGGGCAGATCACAGAAGTTAAGAGAAGTGAGTCATAAGTCTGGAGGATTTGAGATAAGTGGTTATATCAGTTCTGAAGGACATTACAACAAGAACATGCAGTTCTTGTATGTGAATAGGAGGCTTGTTTTAAAGACGAGGCTACACAAActaattgattttttattaagaaaacaaagtgtcatttgcaaagcaaaaagtGGCCCTGCAAACAGACAGGCTTGCTCGAGTCCTGGTCGCCACCGTAGTGGCCCAGAGCTGTACGGGATCTTTATTCTCAATGTGTCCTGTGCATACAGTGACTACGATGTGTGTCTGGAACCTGCAAAAACTCTGATCGAGTTCCAGAACTGGGATGCTCTTCTAGCTTGCATAGAGGAAggagtgaaaatgtttttgaagcGAGAACATTTATTTGTTGAACCATGTAGCGAGGACATCAGAGAATTTAATGAAGATAATGACTTTTGTTTGTATAATGCTCCAGTTCCAAAGCCCTCGCTCTCTGAGGAAAAGAGCATCGAAGAAAACTTTAAGAAAGCATGTGATGAAATTTTGGATTCCTATGAAATACGTAAGTTGCAATCAAAAGATGTCAAAAGAAAATCCAcgatgggaaaaaaatcttcaaatccTACAGAGTCGGATAAAAATCTACAGGAGGTTGAAGTTTCTTCAAATCAAAAGATTGCTGAACCAACCGATCCGTGTAGAAACAGTAAAGCAGAGATTCTACTGCCCAGCAGAGATGACACAACTTCTAATTTCACTGTATCAGATATCTCAGAACAGGAGCCAAAAGCCGCTAATTGTCCCCAAACAGTGCCTGATGCTCACCTCAGATCTTCAGAAAATCTCCATTCCTCTTTCACTGAAGGGGCCAGATCAGCGATAATAAAAATAGACGGTTGTCGTGACCTGCTGCATCGTGCAGACAACTGCATAAAAGATGTGGGAAACCAGCAAGACAAAGTAGTGCAGAAAAGCACCACGGTCAGTAACTTGAACGCTGATATTACTCGGTGGCTGTCTGAAAGACAAGACCCTACTGAAACAGCAACAGAATCTGAAACTGTCTCTGGAAGTTCACTGATGAGACTGTCTAATGCAGGAAAAGGAGACAGGGGGACAACTGAAGTGGTGGATGATGCCGGGAGGGGAGCTGCTAGTTCAGTACCcaaaaaaacatgttctgtAGGCCTCAAAACACATGTGCAAAGTGAACCCCCACGTGGGCgtgaacaaacagaaacaagtcTTGTGTTAAACATGCACAGTAGACCTGGCCCTGTCAGTGCCAAGCACACGTTTAGGCACAAAGTGAGTTTTCCCACTCAGGCTTTAAATGCTAAGGATGTTTCCAGTAATACAAATAAAGAACACGCACCTCCCTGCAGCAGAGAAGGACACACGGCTGACAGAGGTGAGCAGTCAGAGAACAAAAGTTTGTCAAATCAGGCGAGTGAGGGGATAGCCATGGCCACTGCTGCCAGTAAAAGACATTATGAAACATCTGATGTTACAGAATTGCCGTTGGCAACATCTTTAGGTAATCCTCACAATAAAGCTACAAAAAGTCCTAGAAGACAAAGAGCTGAGCCAAGATCCCAGCCCTGTAAGAAGCTGAGCCTATCCACACAGCTGGGCTCCCTAGAAAAGTTCAGGAGATACTACGGGAGAGTCAAGTGTGTGCTGCCAAGGCCGTTAGCAGAGCAGAACAAATCTGGTGTCCCTGTTTGTAATTCACAAGCTAACCGTGACTTTTCAAAGAAGCAGAATGACGGTCATGGTGGCTGGAGTATTTGTGAGACTCCGACTTTGGAACACACAGATTCCAATAATAACAGCCAGCTTGTGAGATCGTTAGATGAGACTTTAGTCTGCAGCGGAGAAGTTTCACCAGACAAACGAGCCGTTTGTCAGAGCCCTTTGACGTTGTCTGATTACTCAGAggttaaaacaaacataagTAGTAGAAGATCTCCAGGATCATTATCATCCAAACTGTCCAGAATGAAGAGCGACCGCAAAGAAGTAAAACAACTTGGTGAGCAATTCCAAACAGATTCCAGTGGAAAAGATAACACCTCTTTTGATCTTGAATCTTCAAATAATGATGGTTTGTGCAATGCACGTCAAATGTGTAAATCGACAGCGGAAAACATGAGGGAAAGTTGCAGCGTTTCTAAGGGGGATGCTTGCCAGCCATCAGACGATGTGAGAGCAGAACCCACGAAGCACGCTGTCAGCTCATCACCACTCAGCAGCACTGAAGGGGAATACGCAGTCTCTGCAAGCGGTGTTTTACCCTTACCAGCAAAAAAAGATTGTCCTAACGTCATCTGTGAAGATAAAAGCGTGTTAGCTGAActctcaaaacaaaacttgaaagATACGGAGGATCCCTGTGCAACCTTCCCAAGTAACGTGGCGTTCTCTGCAGACAACACAAGTAGAGGCGACCCCAGAGATGATTTGCGTTGTTCTGACTGGCTGCAAGATTTTGATGCTTCCTCGGGTAAGACGATTTACATCAATACAGCAACTGGGCTGAGCACCTACAGCACTCCTCCTGCTGAAGGATTTCAGGCTGCCTGCGTTAAAGATATAACGACAATGGCTGTGAACGTTGTCTCGGAGAATG GGGTTCAGTATAGGTGCCATCCCTTTAGAAGTGAGATTGTGCTACCCTTCCTTCCTAGACCTCGAAAAGAGAAGACTCTAGCAAGCCAGGATCCGAGAG ATGCTGAAGGCGAGTCTCTCCAGTCATTGCTTTCAGAATGGGATAATCCCGTTTTTGTTCGCTGCCCAGAG ATTGCTGTGGATGTGACCAGTGGTCAGGCTGAGAATCTGGCTGTGAAAATTCACAATATCTTGTATCCTTATCGTTTCACCAAAGACATGGTCCATTCGATGCAG GTTCTTCAGCAAGTGGACAACAAATTTATTGCTTGTGTAATCAACACCAGGAATGAAATGGATAAAAAGGAAG GTGGAAACCTCGTGGTTTTGGTGGATCAACACGCAGCGCATGAACGGATCCGCTTGGAGCAGCTTATTGCAG ATTCCTATGAGAAGGAAGCTGCAGAGTGTGGCAAGAAGAAATTACTGTCCTCCTCCATCTCTCCCCCTATGGAGATTGAAGTTAcagaagagcaaagaagaaTTCTACG atgCTGCTACAAAAATTTGAAGGATCTGGGCCTTGAATTATCATTTCCTGAGACCAACAATTCCTTGATTCTAGTCAAGAAAGTGCCGCTGTGTTTTATAGAAAGAGAAGCCAATGAATTACGACGGAAAAGACAACCTGTCACCGAAAGCATTGTGGAG gagtTTATTCAAGAACAAGTTGAG CTAGTGCAGACCACAGGACGAGCACGAGGGACACTGCCTCTGACGCTTCTGAAGGTGTTAGCTTCCCAAGCCTGTCATG CTGCCCTTCCAGTGTGCTCACGGCAGGCCTTCCATGATGCCCCTTGCAGACATCGACCATCTGCAGCAGGAAATTCAGGTACTGTGTGGGGCACTGAAATAAGGCAGCATGCCCTGGGTTATGAGGCTTATCGTGTACATGTGTGTTAG
- the MLH3 gene encoding DNA mismatch repair protein Mlh3 isoform X4 — protein sequence MIKCLGEDVRARLRSGVTITSLGQCVEELVLNSIDAKATCVAVRVDLEAFKIQVVDNGSGMGKDDLHKMGKRYFTSKCSSLGDLENLTYYGFRGEALASIANMASVVEVSSKTSRTAKTFVKLFHNGHALDVCEAELSRPSGGTTVTACNLFHQLPVRRRCMDPVLEFERVRQKVEAISLMHPSVSLSLRNDVSCAMVLQLPKTRDVYSRFCQIYGLGRSQKLREVSHKSGGFEISGYISSEGHYNKNMQFLYVNRRLVLKTRLHKLIDFLLRKQSVICKAKSGPANRQACSSPGRHRSGPELYGIFILNVSCAYSDYDVCLEPAKTLIEFQNWDALLACIEEGVKMFLKREHLFVEPCSEDIREFNEDNDFCLYNAPVPKPSLSEEKSIEENFKKACDEILDSYEIRKLQSKDVKRKSTMGKKSSNPTESDKNLQEVEVSSNQKIAEPTDPCRNSKAEILLPSRDDTTSNFTVSDISEQEPKAANCPQTVPDAHLRSSENLHSSFTEGARSAIIKIDGCRDLLHRADNCIKDVGNQQDKVVQKSTTVSNLNADITRWLSERQDPTETATESETVSGSSLMRLSNAGKGDRGTTEVVDDAGRGAASSVPKKTCSVGLKTHVQSEPPRGREQTETSLVLNMHSRPGPVSAKHTFRHKVSFPTQALNAKDVSSNTNKEHAPPCSREGHTADRGEQSENKSLSNQASEGIAMATAASKRHYETSDVTELPLATSLGNPHNKATKSPRRQRAEPRSQPCKKLSLSTQLGSLEKFRRYYGRVKCVLPRPLAEQNKSGVPVCNSQANRDFSKKQNDGHGGWSICETPTLEHTDSNNNSQLVRSLDETLVCSGEVSPDKRAVCQSPLTLSDYSEVKTNISSRRSPGSLSSKLSRMKSDRKEVKQLGEQFQTDSSGKDNTSFDLESSNNDGLCNARQMCKSTAENMRESCSVSKGDACQPSDDVRAEPTKHAVSSSPLSSTEGEYAVSASGVLPLPAKKDCPNVICEDKSVLAELSKQNLKDTEDPCATFPSNVAFSADNTSRGDPRDDLRCSDWLQDFDASSGKTIYINTATGLSTYSTPPAEGFQAACVKDITTMAVNVVSENGVQYRCHPFRSEIVLPFLPRPRKEKTLASQDPRDAEGESLQSLLSEWDNPVFVRCPEIAVDVTSGQAENLAVKIHNILYPYRFTKDMVHSMQVLQQVDNKFIACVINTRNEMDKKEGGNLVVLVDQHAAHERIRLEQLIADSYEKEAAECGKKKLLSSSISPPMEIEVTEEQRRILRCCYKNLKDLGLELSFPETNNSLILVKKVPLCFIEREANELRRKRQPVTESIVEEFIQEQVELVQTTGRARGTLPLTLLKVLASQACHAALPVCSRQAFHDAPCRHRPSAAGNSA from the exons ATGATCAAGTGCCTGGGTGAAGATGTGCGCGCCCGGCTGCGCTCCGGAGTCACCATCACCTCGCTGGGGCAGTGCGTCGAGGAGCTCGTCCTCAACAGCATCGATGCCAAAGCAACGTGTGTTGCCGTCAGGGTGGATCTGGAAGCTTTTAAGATCCAGGTGGTGGATAATGGGTCCGGGATGGGGAAAGATGATTTGCATAAAATGGGAAAACGGTATTTCACCAGTAAGTGCAGCTCGCTGGGAGACCTGGAGAACCTGACGTACTACGGCTTTAGAGGCGAGGCTTTGGCAAGCATAGCTAACATGGCCAGCGTTGTGGAAGTTTCATCAAAGACCAGCAGGACAGCAAAAACCTTTGTGAAACTGTTTCACAACGGGCACGCACTGGATGTCTGTGAAGCTGAGCTGAGCAGACCAAGTGGTGGAACGACAGTGACCGCTTGCAATCTGTTCCATCAGCTACCGGTGAGGAGGAGGTGCATGGATCCTGTGCTGGAATTTGAGAGAGTGAGACAGAAAGTAGAGGCAATTTCGCTGATGCATCCCTCTGTTTCCCTTTCATTAAGGAACGATGTTTCTTGTGCCATGGTGCTCCAGCTCCCTAAGACGAGAGACGTTTACTCTCGTTTTTGTCAAATCTATGGGCTGGGCAGATCACAGAAGTTAAGAGAAGTGAGTCATAAGTCTGGAGGATTTGAGATAAGTGGTTATATCAGTTCTGAAGGACATTACAACAAGAACATGCAGTTCTTGTATGTGAATAGGAGGCTTGTTTTAAAGACGAGGCTACACAAActaattgattttttattaagaaaacaaagtgtcatttgcaaagcaaaaagtGGCCCTGCAAACAGACAGGCTTGCTCGAGTCCTGGTCGCCACCGTAGTGGCCCAGAGCTGTACGGGATCTTTATTCTCAATGTGTCCTGTGCATACAGTGACTACGATGTGTGTCTGGAACCTGCAAAAACTCTGATCGAGTTCCAGAACTGGGATGCTCTTCTAGCTTGCATAGAGGAAggagtgaaaatgtttttgaagcGAGAACATTTATTTGTTGAACCATGTAGCGAGGACATCAGAGAATTTAATGAAGATAATGACTTTTGTTTGTATAATGCTCCAGTTCCAAAGCCCTCGCTCTCTGAGGAAAAGAGCATCGAAGAAAACTTTAAGAAAGCATGTGATGAAATTTTGGATTCCTATGAAATACGTAAGTTGCAATCAAAAGATGTCAAAAGAAAATCCAcgatgggaaaaaaatcttcaaatccTACAGAGTCGGATAAAAATCTACAGGAGGTTGAAGTTTCTTCAAATCAAAAGATTGCTGAACCAACCGATCCGTGTAGAAACAGTAAAGCAGAGATTCTACTGCCCAGCAGAGATGACACAACTTCTAATTTCACTGTATCAGATATCTCAGAACAGGAGCCAAAAGCCGCTAATTGTCCCCAAACAGTGCCTGATGCTCACCTCAGATCTTCAGAAAATCTCCATTCCTCTTTCACTGAAGGGGCCAGATCAGCGATAATAAAAATAGACGGTTGTCGTGACCTGCTGCATCGTGCAGACAACTGCATAAAAGATGTGGGAAACCAGCAAGACAAAGTAGTGCAGAAAAGCACCACGGTCAGTAACTTGAACGCTGATATTACTCGGTGGCTGTCTGAAAGACAAGACCCTACTGAAACAGCAACAGAATCTGAAACTGTCTCTGGAAGTTCACTGATGAGACTGTCTAATGCAGGAAAAGGAGACAGGGGGACAACTGAAGTGGTGGATGATGCCGGGAGGGGAGCTGCTAGTTCAGTACCcaaaaaaacatgttctgtAGGCCTCAAAACACATGTGCAAAGTGAACCCCCACGTGGGCgtgaacaaacagaaacaagtcTTGTGTTAAACATGCACAGTAGACCTGGCCCTGTCAGTGCCAAGCACACGTTTAGGCACAAAGTGAGTTTTCCCACTCAGGCTTTAAATGCTAAGGATGTTTCCAGTAATACAAATAAAGAACACGCACCTCCCTGCAGCAGAGAAGGACACACGGCTGACAGAGGTGAGCAGTCAGAGAACAAAAGTTTGTCAAATCAGGCGAGTGAGGGGATAGCCATGGCCACTGCTGCCAGTAAAAGACATTATGAAACATCTGATGTTACAGAATTGCCGTTGGCAACATCTTTAGGTAATCCTCACAATAAAGCTACAAAAAGTCCTAGAAGACAAAGAGCTGAGCCAAGATCCCAGCCCTGTAAGAAGCTGAGCCTATCCACACAGCTGGGCTCCCTAGAAAAGTTCAGGAGATACTACGGGAGAGTCAAGTGTGTGCTGCCAAGGCCGTTAGCAGAGCAGAACAAATCTGGTGTCCCTGTTTGTAATTCACAAGCTAACCGTGACTTTTCAAAGAAGCAGAATGACGGTCATGGTGGCTGGAGTATTTGTGAGACTCCGACTTTGGAACACACAGATTCCAATAATAACAGCCAGCTTGTGAGATCGTTAGATGAGACTTTAGTCTGCAGCGGAGAAGTTTCACCAGACAAACGAGCCGTTTGTCAGAGCCCTTTGACGTTGTCTGATTACTCAGAggttaaaacaaacataagTAGTAGAAGATCTCCAGGATCATTATCATCCAAACTGTCCAGAATGAAGAGCGACCGCAAAGAAGTAAAACAACTTGGTGAGCAATTCCAAACAGATTCCAGTGGAAAAGATAACACCTCTTTTGATCTTGAATCTTCAAATAATGATGGTTTGTGCAATGCACGTCAAATGTGTAAATCGACAGCGGAAAACATGAGGGAAAGTTGCAGCGTTTCTAAGGGGGATGCTTGCCAGCCATCAGACGATGTGAGAGCAGAACCCACGAAGCACGCTGTCAGCTCATCACCACTCAGCAGCACTGAAGGGGAATACGCAGTCTCTGCAAGCGGTGTTTTACCCTTACCAGCAAAAAAAGATTGTCCTAACGTCATCTGTGAAGATAAAAGCGTGTTAGCTGAActctcaaaacaaaacttgaaagATACGGAGGATCCCTGTGCAACCTTCCCAAGTAACGTGGCGTTCTCTGCAGACAACACAAGTAGAGGCGACCCCAGAGATGATTTGCGTTGTTCTGACTGGCTGCAAGATTTTGATGCTTCCTCGGGTAAGACGATTTACATCAATACAGCAACTGGGCTGAGCACCTACAGCACTCCTCCTGCTGAAGGATTTCAGGCTGCCTGCGTTAAAGATATAACGACAATGGCTGTGAACGTTGTCTCGGAGAATG GGGTTCAGTATAGGTGCCATCCCTTTAGAAGTGAGATTGTGCTACCCTTCCTTCCTAGACCTCGAAAAGAGAAGACTCTAGCAAGCCAGGATCCGAGAG ATGCTGAAGGCGAGTCTCTCCAGTCATTGCTTTCAGAATGGGATAATCCCGTTTTTGTTCGCTGCCCAGAG ATTGCTGTGGATGTGACCAGTGGTCAGGCTGAGAATCTGGCTGTGAAAATTCACAATATCTTGTATCCTTATCGTTTCACCAAAGACATGGTCCATTCGATGCAG GTTCTTCAGCAAGTGGACAACAAATTTATTGCTTGTGTAATCAACACCAGGAATGAAATGGATAAAAAGGAAG GTGGAAACCTCGTGGTTTTGGTGGATCAACACGCAGCGCATGAACGGATCCGCTTGGAGCAGCTTATTGCAG ATTCCTATGAGAAGGAAGCTGCAGAGTGTGGCAAGAAGAAATTACTGTCCTCCTCCATCTCTCCCCCTATGGAGATTGAAGTTAcagaagagcaaagaagaaTTCTACG atgCTGCTACAAAAATTTGAAGGATCTGGGCCTTGAATTATCATTTCCTGAGACCAACAATTCCTTGATTCTAGTCAAGAAAGTGCCGCTGTGTTTTATAGAAAGAGAAGCCAATGAATTACGACGGAAAAGACAACCTGTCACCGAAAGCATTGTGGAG gagtTTATTCAAGAACAAGTTGAG CTAGTGCAGACCACAGGACGAGCACGAGGGACACTGCCTCTGACGCTTCTGAAGGTGTTAGCTTCCCAAGCCTGTCATG CTGCCCTTCCAGTGTGCTCACGGCAGGCCTTCCATGATGCCCCTTGCAGACATCGACCATCTGCAGCAGGAAATTCAG CCTAA